The Trichomycterus rosablanca isolate fTriRos1 chromosome 19, fTriRos1.hap1, whole genome shotgun sequence region CTTTTTGCACGTCAAAgtttgttttagtgtttcttcCTTTGAAGACAGTTTGCTAACCTTAAACATTCTCTTTTTTAAGGAAGAcgcacacacaggcacacacaaacacacatactctTAACACTAATTACTTTTTGAATGAGCAAAATGCATCTTCTGGTGGAGAATGTTTTTATTGAACTAAAATTTGAAAGGGAGGAAATTCTGCTCTGCATATTttgctaataataacaatagttaaGCTTGTTTTTGGCTCAACATTCCTAACATTTTAATATTCCAGGAATTCTAACAGGAACAGGAGAGTAAGAATAGAACCAATATACATTATAAGACAAAACTTATGTAGACACCCCCATAATTAAAAGTACActgattgctaacaggtgtatacaatcaattatataaatatattagatgTTTACCATGTTTAGGAAGGCCTCTTCCTGTTCCAGTTACACATTtcattatgtatttaattttttacagttgATTAAGAAAACTGTTGTACTGTCAAAACATTTACTTACTAATCCTTCTAAATCCTCATCAGTGATTgtgattgactacagctgttgCCATGTGAAAAAGGGATCTTTTGCCAAGGGTGGAAAGAAAACTCAAACTGtcaaatctaaaataaattatgCAGATTAAATCCAAGAGATACCAACGACAGATGGGCTGTAAATCAGAAGCTGCTAGAACATATGTGGCTCTTTTATTTAGGTACAGAGAAATAcaaaaaactgtatttaaaattaaaaccagtttCCATCTGGGATAGAAGTTTAAGCCCACTGAATCAAAGAAACACTGaatgatttaaacaaacaacAGTATTGTTCCTGATCCCTAATCTGGACCctaacacacatttatatttgcTACTGTATTTAGTTTGCTGAACTCAAAGTGTTTACCACAAAAATACAGGGATTAAGTAAACTAAAATCAAACCAAgtgcaaaaaaacacaaacctcTCTTGccaaaaagtttggacaggatAAGACTAGATGTTTTACCTTGttgactttatttttaaatatttaaatatacaccAGCAATCCTAAGCATAGTCCTCTGACAGTATATCCATATAATTAGTATCAGCGTAGAGCAGAAACCCTGAAAAAAGACTGTCTGCCCAGCTGGGATCAGAGAACAGGCCATTCTGGTCCTTAAAGAAGATCTCCAGCCATACTTCATCCTCCGGATTAAGAAACATCACCGTTGATCCAGACGCCACGTCATGGTTTCCAGTGTTTGCATCAAACGTCTTAATGCGGAACTGCCCGTTCTGCACTAAACCGATAGCTAAGTGCTTATTGgctattgtgatgtcataagaAAAGTAATAGATGCCAGGGTACGCACAGACAAATTTGCCCGTCTGGGGGTTGTAGTGGCCGCCCTCGTCAAAGAGGACCTTGTTGAACTTGATTGGTGCTTGCTCCGCAGGGTAGCTGCTGGTAATGGCTACGGAGAAGGCTGACTTTGGCATCAGACTGCCACAGAGGCACTTGCCTGGCACTCCTTGTGGCCCACGCTGGCCCTTTGTTCCTCGTTCTCCAGAAAGTCCTGGTAGTCCCTGTGGTCCAGGGTCTCCAGAGTTGCCTTCTGGGCCTTGTTTACCTGTGAGGCCCCTTTCTCCACGACTGCCGATTTTACCCGTTGGTCCCACTCTTCCTTTGACAcctgagacagacagacagacaacataATGAGGCTCCCAGTCTTCagtcaaataatatatacagatatttatacacatacagtgtatcacgaaagtgagtacacccctcacatttctgcaaatatttcattatatcttttcatgggacaacactatagacatgaaacttggatataacttagagtagtcagtgtacagcttgtatagcagtgtagatttactgtcttctgaaaataactcaacacacagccattaatgtctaaatagctggcaacataagtgagtacaccccacagtgaacatgtccaaattgtgcctaaatgtgtcgttgtccctccctggtgtcatgtgtcaaggtcccaggtgtaaatggggagcagggctgttaaatttggtgtttttggtacaattctctcatactggccactggatattcaacatggcacctcatggcaaagaactctctgaggatgtgagaaatagaattgttgctctccacaaagatggcctgggctataaaaagattgctaacaccctgaaactgagctacagcatggtggccaaggtcatacagcggttttccaggacaggttccactcggaacaggcttcgccagggtcgaccaaagaagttgagtccacgtgttcggcgtcatatccagaggttggctttaaaaaatagacacatgagtgctgccagcattgctgcagaggttgaagacgtgggaggtcagcctgtcagtgctcagaccatacgccgcacactgcatcaactcggtctgcatggtcgtcatcccagaaggaagctgacgcacaagaaagccagcaaacagtttgctgaagacaagcagtccaagaacatggattactggaatgccctgtggtctgacgagaccaagataaacttgtttggctcagatggtgtccagcatgtgtggcggcgccctgggcctcatggcagttttccaacaggataacgaccccaaacacaacctccaagacgacaactgccttgctgaggaagctgaaggtaaaggtgatggactaaacccaattgagcacctgtggcacatcctcaagtggaaggtggaggagttcaaggtgtctaacatccaccagctccgtgatgtcatcacggaggagtggaagaggattccagtagcaacctgtgcagctctggtgaattccatgcccaggagggttaaggcagtgctggataataatggtggtcacacaaaatattgacactttgggcacaatttggacatgttcactgtggggtgtactcacttatgttgccagccatttagacattaatgactatgtgttgagttattttcagaagacagtaaatctacattgctatacaagttgtacactgactactctaagttatatccaagttttatttctatagtgttgtcccatgaaaagatataataaaatatttgcagaaatgtgaggagtgtactcacttttgtgatacactgtatatatatatatatatatatatatatatatatatatacagtgtatcacaaaagtgagtacacccctcacatttctgcagatatttaagtatatcttttcatgggacaacactgacaaaatgacactttgacacaatgaaaagtagtctgtgtgcagcttatataacagtgtaaatttattcttccctcaaaataactcaatatacagccattaatgtctaaaccaccggcaacaaaagtgagtacacccctaagagactacacccctaaatgtccaaattgagcactgcttgtcattttccctccaaaatgtcatgtgatttgttagggttgctaggtctcaggtgtgcatagggagcaggtgtgttcaatttagtagtacagctctcacactctctcatactggtcactgaaagttccaacatggcacctcatggcaaagaactctctgaggatcttaaaagacgaattgttgcgctacatgaagatggccaaggctacaagaagattgccaacaccctgaaactgagctgcagcacagtggccaagatcatccagcgttttaaaagagcagggtccactcagaacagacctcgcgttggtcgtccaaagaagctgagtgcgcgtgctcagcgtcacatccaactgctgtctttgaaagataggcgcaggagtgctgtcagcattgctgcagagattgaaaaggtggggggtcagcctgtcagtgctcagaccatacgccgcacactacatcaaattggtctgcatggctgtcaccccagaaggaagcctcttctgaagtctctacacaagaaagcccgcaaacagtttgctgaagacatgtcaacaaaggacatggattactggaattatgtcctatggtctgatgagaccaagattaatttgtttggttcagatggtctcaagcatgtgtggcggcaatcaggtgaggagtacaaagataagtgtgtcatgcctacagtcaagcatggtggtgggaatgccatggtctggggctgcatgagtgcagcaggtgttggggagttacatttcattgagggacacatgaactccaatatgtactgtgaaatactgaagcagagcatgatccccttcctccggaaactgggtcgcagggcagtgttccagcatgataatgaccccaaacacacctctaagacgaccactgctttattgaagaggctgagggtaaaggtgatggactggccaagcatgtctccagacctaaacccaatagaacatctttggggcatcctcaagcggaaggtggaggagcgcaaagtctcgaatatccgccagctccgtgatgtcgtcatggaggagtggaaaagcattccagtggcaacctgtgaagctctggtaaactccatgcccaggagagttaaggcagttctgggaaataatggtggccacacaaaatattgacacttcaggaactttcactaaggggtgtactcacttttgttgccggtggtttagacattaatggctgtatattgagttattttgagggaagaataaatttacactgttatataagctgcacacagactacttttcattgtgtcaaagtgtcattttgtcagtgttgtcccatgaaaagatatacttaaatttctgcataaatgtgaggggtgtactcacttttgtgatacactgtatatatacatatttgtttaaatTTGTCTAAATGTTTATCTTCCAACTATTATAGAAGCTCTGGGAGAACTGGCACCATGTTAATGTCCAAAGTTTGGCACTTTGCTcttacactgtatttaaaagggTGGACACCATTTTCATGTTCCCATAGATGGCTCAAATAACAGGCCAGTATAATTTTTTTGGAATTGCACTTTTCCAACTGCAGCACTCAGAAGATTTTAAAATCCAAGCTGAGTCACTATAAACCCTGTTTCTTTCCAAGTTGTTGCCCTGTGCTAGCAGATCTGAAGTAAGTATACAAAACAATGCTCAAGAATTAATTTATGCCAGAGTTGACTGTCAAATAATTGATTCCTTTGatagattttattttgtgtatgcAGAGTGTAAAACTTCAGCAAAACCCGGTCCGTACCAGCTTCCCCTTTTTCTTCTTTATCTCCTTTCCGACCGTCCCTGCCATCTCTTCCTGGTATTCCAATATGGCCATCGGACCCTGGCGGTCCAGGTGGTCCTGGCTTCCCTGCCGCACCTGGTAAACCCGGAACGCTGCAAATTAATCGAGGTGACTTTGCCTTGGCTTCCAACAGCTGACCGATTACACATTGGCACAGACAGACGATGCCCACTATCACCCGCATCTTCAAACCTGGCAAAGAATGGAAGAGACAGTCAAGGAAACAGTAAATAGTTCTAGcacaaaaataatctgtgaatgtTAACATTCAGCATGTGCAGTATTTCTGATTGTCAGATTGGTGTTTCTCTACCAAGgtcaaaaacaaaaccaaactgtCACTACTCTGAAAGGAAATTTGTCCTGATGTAACCAAGAATGTAACCCAAGAACCACCAGAAAACCATAAATTAAAAGCTTCTGGAAAATTCTGACATTGTACAAAAGCACACAAACTTTACATCAGCATAGACCCCTGTTTTTCAGACCTGTTTATTTGTAATAACTGAGCAGTTTGGAAACCATGAGAACAATTAAATGGCATTTTAGAACTTTATTATAAGTTGAAGGTCAGTAATAACAGATGGTCAGAAAACCAGCAATAAGCTTGTAAAAACTTTACTAGTGAATGTATTTTTCTGGACAAAGAAGTGTTTTAATCACTTAGTTACAATAGTAGGTTTTGACCTTAATAGTAAGTCatgcactatatggtcaaacgTTTCTGTGCACCTGaccatgaccatgagcttgttagacattccATTTTAAAAACGAATTACACATGTAATCTTTTCAGCTAAAACAATAGCCACTTTTCTCTTCATACAAAACTTCTGCCTATTTAGCCAAAAGAGCTTTTGTATGGccgagcactgatgttggtcaacaaagcctcagttgatgttccagttcattccagagctgttcagtggggctgaggtcagggtctctgtgcaggacactggagtttcttcactttaaactgagcttttctttatgtctttatagaagttgctttgtgcacaggaacacagtcatgctggaacaggaaggaacccttcctaaactgttgcattaaagttgaaagcatgtaatttcctttatataattgatttattacacttgttagtaATCGTTGCAGctaaaacacatacatttagaaggggtgtcccaatacctttCTCTAAGCAGTGTATGTCATGATTGATTGATCCAGTCTTTGATCAGCAGGTCTGTTTTGAGATCATTTATAAGTTCAAACCCAGATTGTAAACAATTCCAGCCATGACTCCCTTTTCCCTGTTAGTTCTCCATATTTTTTCTCAGGCTTTAACAGGAAGTTAAACTCCACTGGGACGCAGTGCATCATACTTGGCACTTGGCAGCATGCATCAGGACCAGATGTCTggtttattatttagaatgatgtGTACTGGAACATGTCTTATGAAATGCACACACCCACTGAGAGTAGGGGGTAATTGTCAGGGATTCCCTTACTGTCGGGATCTTACAGATGCATGTTTCTGAAAGCATGTGGGCTCGTAAACATAAACATGATCATTCTATTTCATATGCCATGTCCTGCCTTTAGGTCacttcaagttcaatgtcatgaatttctttgtttgcttatatttttaacaaggaaatttctgtgtggagtttgcatgttctccctgtgtctgcatgggtttcctccgggtgctccgatttcctcccacagtccaaaaatgtgcaagtgaggtgaactggagatacaaaattgtccatgacttaaACGTTTGACGTtacaacttgtgaactgatgaaccttgtgtaatgagtaactaccgttaacTACCTGATAAACTAAAGTAAACTATCAGAAGGTTTTACAGGACtactgaccagaatgaagcagttaCTGGAGAACTGATCATGCAAGACTACCTAGTCTCTGTGGAAAAGATTAGTAGCAATGGTTGATTTCCAGAAGATAATCTAGTAGTGCTTAAGGTTGTAACCTCAAGCTGTTATATGAAACAACAGTAATTGTAATCCAACAGCTCTAATAATTCATACCTTCATCTAACACAAAGAATTGTTGATTCAATTGTTAAAACAACACAGTGAGGCTAAAGTAATGACTGTGTTGTACAAGCTTGCATTGTGGGTCTATCAGTGCAAATCTGTCCTGCATCCATTCTAACTAAAACAGACTTACACAGCTATGATACCTtgccaaacagaacagaatgttATATCTGGACCCAGTAAATTACTCACTAACAAACAGTATTTGTTATTGGGAATAAGCATGATGATGTGCAGCAGCTGTGGTCCAGAATGCAAAGAATTTCAAAGCTGGAGGGGAATGCAGAACATCCATTGGAGAAAGTTACAGTGAGGAATGTCTTTTGGTTTCCTTTGATGAACTTCTGTTGCATAAATTCACATCAAATGTACACACAGTGTCTTTATACATATAATTGCTGTATACTTATAGATTTCGGAAGCCGGACCTACCACAAATGTGTGATGCCATATTGAAACATGAAGATTTTTGGCAGATTTCTCCTCTTTTATGTCCTGGTGTATTTACACTAATCATGTTTGATGGTCAATGCTTCAGTGCTGCTTGCAAAAAAGCAGCCGCATGTCATGATGCTCCAAGCTTCAATACTTCACTGTAGGTAAAGTATTTTTGGACCCCCCCCCTTCTCCAAACATGATGGGTGCAGGAACAGAGATGATTACAGTGCTCTTTACTGCTTTTTGATTGTGTATCTATTATCTTTGCTGTTTTCATATCACCACATATGCAGTTGATCATGGCTTTGTagaccactgagattcaaaccgggtCTCAGCAGTGGTAGGAAAGAACTCTGTATTCATCTTAGAAAGCAAAACAGCTGGTGGAAAGCAAATGTTCCGAgatcatctgtacaaacaattTAGTTACACGGTACAGTGGTGTCTTTGCCCAggtctaaaaaaaacaaaactcttAACTCATAAATAATATAACCTCTGAAGAACATAAATATCCACCACTGTCAAAACCATCAATCAATCataaaaactgtatttgttAAAATGTATTCCTTAATTCAATTGTTAAATACTGTAATtctataattaaaaacaacaatacttgatgtttaaaataaaatagatttcTGAACAGATTTATAGAAAGATTCCTTTAACAAATAACATAGGGTTAAATGTTGCAGTACAACACGTTACTGAATAgaaaataccgtgtccagttAGACTGCAAAACGTAGTCCAATCCTGTTTGTTCTGTTCAAATCCTCCAGCTTTTCTAAGTTGTTATCAACATTTTAACATCTCAATCTTGAGTACGAGCTTTCTTCTTCTCCACAATGTTCTGCAACATCTGTTTACATGGAATGGTGGTTTGTGCATCCCACAATGAAAAAGCAGCGTCTCCTGAGCTCTATCAGCTGCTGCATCTGTGGAGTATAATGCTCTTATCCTTCTCCCTCTCCTTCTGCTCCAGACTCTCAGAACGTTTTAGCAAGTCTTCATTTAGATGATGTTTTGACCCCTCCTTACTATGTGTGTCCCCCCTTTTTCTTTTGCCCTTTTTTCACTTCCTTAGATCAGGAAGACATAAATCCAtagcatttttttctatttatttatgcattttctcccattttctcctgatttagtgtagtcaatctgtcttccgctgctgggggatccctgattgcattagaggagggtatgttgctgctcacgcctcctccgacacgtgcgcagtcctagcggaccccttctttttcgcctATGCACTCTGTacagacgcctctatctgctaaccaaggtccttacacagcgtttaaagaccccacccacatagtccggtcatcccgccccctcagcagacacggtggccaatcagtgtctgctgcaggcactgccaattagcTAGCCGACTGGTTCTTTCTAATGGAGTTTCGACCAGAGTTTAGAGTGCCTAGTTTTggaccgaggagtttagaatctcagcgctggtgtgccagcgggttatcccgctgcgccacctgggcgctagcATTTTATTTATCTGAGAGTGGTACAACATCATACCAAAATTTTGCAAGTCACCAACGCCAGTTAAATCTAAGGAATTTCGGTACCATTTTCATACCAAAGCTAAGCACaacaacaattaaataaaatcctTTATTTAAGAACTATTtcaattaaaatatacattattaGGTTAACCCTCAGCATGTAGTGTTTTCACAGTTTAGTTCATTATACAGTGTAGtacatcattttttttattttctattttttccagcctccccccctccgacacatactcagtacagactgcatttttcacctgcacgagtcgagttcatatatatatcgatcagcactgtgcacagagccacaccctgatcagcattattcctcagccctgtgcacatgccatcaatcagccagcaggggtcgtaattgcaccagttatgaggactcaTGATCCGGCTtgtccctaaccctatgaacaacagccaatcgtgccAAGCCTCAGGTGATACAGCattaaaaacacttcaaaatgtgTTCTAACTTTCCCAGCTTATCATTATATTATCAGCCAACATAACAAAAATATGCAGAGCACTTGAGCCAAGAACTGAAATGTGAAGGCTCTGGCTTGTAATTCTAATCACAGTATAAAGCTCATGTTTGGCATGGATTGCAGAAAGTTGACAGCACTTTCACTAAAGCTATTATATCTCAGGTCCAGCTCCAGGTCTGTAGGGTTCAGGCTCATTGTAGAAACCAAGGTCTCACAACTGAGGTCTGTTAGAAAGCAGTTAGCCAACCTGTAATGTAGAATATAACTCAGCTATCAGAAGTATAAAGAAATACAACCATCTAAAACAGTATAACTGATCAGTTCAACActaaatagccaaaagtatgtggacacctcatcaTGAGCTTGtaagacatcccattccaaaagcaTACACACTGTAAGCTCAGATACTAAAGTTGAACAAGAGGACCTGTTCAGGTCACTGCACTTCCTTCACACCAGTTATAATTTCTCAGtgttatacagtatgtttgGGTGCACAGTGCGCAGTCAtactaaaacaaagaaaacaagctTTTCCCAAGTGTTTTCCCATcctgtttaaatttaaatgtgatTCATGTAATGCAGTTGTATTCACATGTTATCAATGGATGTGGCTCTACACACTTTcgaccatatagtgtagcatTTGTCAACTGATTACCCTCCTGATATTAGCTGAGCTGTATGCAGTGGTACCTTAGCTTCTTCAGGGTACAACACCCACTTTGTACTCCATTGCAGAGCAGTCTTACTCCCTCATCCCCAAGGTCATTGTAGCTTAGACTCAGCTCTCTCAGACTCGACTGTTGCCTCAGAGTTTTGCTCAAGGAGGGGCAAACTTCTGAGTTAAAGCCGCAGTTCTCCAAACTGTATTAAACAAATTTACGTTTAATCATctattactttttttaaataatttggcAACATATTTTGAAAGTCTAAACTATGTATAGTGTTCTGAAGAAACCACGCtttcaaataaattaaaatggtgTTATATGATGTTGCAGGCATGTTATGACAGTCTTGAGATTTCAATTATTTCTGCAACGCTTCTTTCTAACACAAacagtttatttacatgtttggcatttagcagatgcttttatccaaatcagtgtacagtctaagcaaatgagggttaagggcctttttcaagggcccaacagtgggaacttggcagtggtggggtttgaaccagcaatcttctgcttactagtccagtaccttgacccctaggctatcactgccctactaTTGTGGGCAGATTACTGTGAGTTATCTAAAAACAatatagggcggcacagtggctaagtgggtagcactgtcgcctcacagcaagaaggtcctgggttcgatccccaggtgggcggtcccggtcctttctgagtggagtttgcatgttctccccgtgtctgcgtgggtttcctctgggagctccgttttccacccacagttcaaaaacatgcaagtaaagtgaattggagacactaaattgtccatgactgtgttcgatataaccttgtgaactgcaATTCACAAACCCAATTCAAAATTTGGACAGAAGTTAAAACGCAAATACAAATTTAAAGCAGTGATTTATTAACAGCAGTGTTTTTTCATTGAGAATAACACACACTAGAGTAAAAGGCAAGCCTAAAAACCAATACTGAATAGTCATGACCTCCGATCCCTAAGATAGCACTACATTAATACTGGCATGATTCTACGATGATGTAACCACATGGTCTTGGGAATACTTGGTTCAACAAGTCCACCTTTTAAATTGGTTTTGGAAATAATGGCCGTTGTGTTAAACTTCTGTTTAGCATTTTTCTTAAATTTAACAATTATGAGTTGAATGT contains the following coding sequences:
- the LOC134333596 gene encoding complement C1q tumor necrosis factor-related protein 7 isoform X1, which translates into the protein MASHICGLKMRVIVGIVCLCQCVIGQLLEAKAKSPRLICSVPGLPGAAGKPGPPGPPGSDGHIGIPGRDGRDGRKGDKEEKGEAGVKGRVGPTGKIGSRGERGLTGKQGPEGNSGDPGPQGLPGLSGERGTKGQRGPQGVPGKCLCGSLMPKSAFSVAITSSYPAEQAPIKFNKVLFDEGGHYNPQTGKFVCAYPGIYYFSYDITIANKHLAIGLVQNGQFRIKTFDANTGNHDVASGSTVMFLNPEDEVWLEIFFKDQNGLFSDPSWADSLFSGFLLYADTNYMDILSEDYA
- the LOC134333596 gene encoding complement C1q tumor necrosis factor-related protein 7 isoform X2; this encodes MRVIVGIVCLCQCVIGQLLEAKAKSPRLICSVPGLPGAAGKPGPPGPPGSDGHIGIPGRDGRDGRKGDKEEKGEAGVKGRVGPTGKIGSRGERGLTGKQGPEGNSGDPGPQGLPGLSGERGTKGQRGPQGVPGKCLCGSLMPKSAFSVAITSSYPAEQAPIKFNKVLFDEGGHYNPQTGKFVCAYPGIYYFSYDITIANKHLAIGLVQNGQFRIKTFDANTGNHDVASGSTVMFLNPEDEVWLEIFFKDQNGLFSDPSWADSLFSGFLLYADTNYMDILSEDYA